The genomic region TTGCGCAGAAAGCCTGCGCAACTGCGCATGGATCTCGCGTTTGGCGCCGATATCGACGCCTTCGGTCGGCTCGACGAAAATCATCAGGCGGTAGCGGTCCCCGGCCCCGTAGAGCCATTTGCCGATCGAGACCTTCTGCTTGTTGCCGCCACTCAGATCCTTGATCATCTGGCTGTGCGAATGCGCCTTCACATTGAGGAGTGCCATGATAGTATTGGCTTCCCGCGCTTCGCGGGCAAGCGAGATAACGCCTGTGGTGCCGAACGCCCCGTGATCGGGATGCACCATGGCGAGGTTTTCACCCACGTCCCACTCACCGATAAGCGAATTTTCCATGCGCTGGTCCGGGATGAAGGCGACGCCCTTGCGCTGCATGGTGCGCGCATCTACGGTCTTCAGATCCTCGCCACATAACCGGTAGGTTCCGGCCACAGCGCCCGTTCCGGTATAAACCGTGCGGGCAAAGCCGAAATGCCCGGCTCCGGTCAGGCCGATGAGACCAACGATTTCACCAGCGCGGACCGAAAACGCATTCACCCGCACGTTGCCTGTCTTCCAGTCACGGATCTCCAGCACAGTCTCGCCTGCGACGGGCGATTTTGCGGAATCTGCGGCAGTGGAGTCTGTCTTGCCGGAGCGCTGCAGCATCATGTCGATCAGTTGCGCCTCGCTGGTCTCGTCTGCCGCAAGGGTGGCGATATGCCGCCCGTCGCGCAGCACGGTAACACGGTCGCTGAGCGCCTTGATTTCGGAGAGAAAGTGGCTGATCAGCACGATGCCGACGCCGTTTGACGGAAGCGTCCTGATGATGCTCCAGAGGCTTTCCTTCTCGCGGGCGGGAAGTGTGGCGGTCGGTTCGTCCAGAATGAGCAGGCGGATATCGCCGCGCAATGCCCGGACGATCTCGATCACCTTCTGGTCGGCCATGGGCAAGCTCTCAACGGATGCGTCGAGGTCTATATCCAGTTGCGGGAACCAGCGGGTAAGCAGATCACGGGCGCGCTGGCGCAACTTCGCCTTATTAATGATGCCGAAACCAAGTTTCGGCTCATCGCCGAGCAGAATGTTCTGCGCGCCGCTGAGACCCGGTACGAGGCTGCCTTCCTGCGAGACATGGGCGATGCCTTTGCGCAGCGCGTCTCCCGGATTGTGCAGCGTGACCGGCTGGCTGTCGATGGCGATGGCCCCGCCAGTCGGCTGTTTGCTACCGCCGAGGATACTGACAAGCGTCGTCTTGCCCGCACCGTTTTCACCGATCAGCCCATGGACCTCCGTGAACCGGAAATCGATCGAGACGTTATCGAGCGCGCGGGTGCCGGGATATTGCATGACAATTTCGGATAGCCTGACCGACATGGGTCTCTCCTCACATATGGTCCGGTGACTGCCGGTCCCGACCTGCGCCGGGACCGGCCTAGCAGTCACTTGGGGAGGAAATCCTTGCAGTTCTGGTTCGTCACGAGCGGCGCGTCGAGATAGACGGTCTTCGACGGGATGACCTTTGCCGGGTCTTCCTTTTTCTCGACGATGGCCTCGATCC from Rhizobium sp. CIAT894 harbors:
- a CDS encoding sugar ABC transporter ATP-binding protein, translating into MSVRLSEIVMQYPGTRALDNVSIDFRFTEVHGLIGENGAGKTTLVSILGGSKQPTGGAIAIDSQPVTLHNPGDALRKGIAHVSQEGSLVPGLSGAQNILLGDEPKLGFGIINKAKLRQRARDLLTRWFPQLDIDLDASVESLPMADQKVIEIVRALRGDIRLLILDEPTATLPAREKESLWSIIRTLPSNGVGIVLISHFLSEIKALSDRVTVLRDGRHIATLAADETSEAQLIDMMLQRSGKTDSTAADSAKSPVAGETVLEIRDWKTGNVRVNAFSVRAGEIVGLIGLTGAGHFGFARTVYTGTGAVAGTYRLCGEDLKTVDARTMQRKGVAFIPDQRMENSLIGEWDVGENLAMVHPDHGAFGTTGVISLAREAREANTIMALLNVKAHSHSQMIKDLSGGNKQKVSIGKWLYGAGDRYRLMIFVEPTEGVDIGAKREIHAQLRRLSAQGAAIVVASSDLLEIADIAHRVVPFVNGEAAPGLDRPGFSEARFISAMAGVSP